In a genomic window of Salmo trutta chromosome 32, fSalTru1.1, whole genome shotgun sequence:
- the LOC115171517 gene encoding coiled-coil domain-containing protein 47: MRSVYLLLPALLLLLALPVSRGRYNDDFDDGEDLADFADDNDFAEFEDVSEDTAAEPETAPPPRAAPPAQPAEDDEDEATVELEEDGQEDGFEDSDTQDQDMYIKYDPDEFDGMEKPSQSLKDPLIIHTVPAHLQNSWESYYMEILMVTGLLAYIMNYIIGKNKNSRLATAWFNSHRELLESNFALVGDDGTSKDAVSTGKLNQENEHIYNLWCSGRVCCEGMLIQLKFVKRQDLLNVLARMMRPVCDQVQIKVTLNDEDMDTFVFAVGTKKAMARMQKEMQDLSEFCSDKPKSGAKYGLPELLAILTEMGEVTDGVMDSKMVHYITNHADKIESIHFSDQFSGTKVVQEDGQPLKLPETKKTLLFTFNVPGMGNTSPKDMDTLLPLMNMVIYSIDKVKKLRLNREGKQKADKNRARVEENFLKQTHNQRQEAAQTRREEKKRAEKERIMNEEDPERQRRLEEAAQRRDQKKIEKKQMKMKQIKVKAM, from the exons ATGAGGAGTGTGTACCTCCTGCTGCCCGCGCTGCTACTTCTCCTGGCACTGCCCGTCTCCAGGGGACGCTACAACGATGACTTTGACGACGGGGAAGACCTGGCAGACTTTGCAGACGACAATGACTTTGCTGAGTTTGAGGATGTGAGCGAGGACACTGCGGCCGAGCCAGAGACGGCCCCTCCTCCCCGTGCGGCCCCCCCTGCTCAGCCTGCTGAGGACGATGAGGACGAGGCCACAGTGGAGCTGGAGGAAGACGGACAGGAGGACGGCTTTGAGGATTCCGATACACAG GATCAAGACATGTACATCAAGTACGATCCAGACGAGTTTGATGGCATGGAGAAGCCCAGCCAGTCCCTCAAAGACCCGCTGATCATCCACACA GTGCCGGCCCACCTTCAGAACAGCTGGGAGAGCTACTACATGGAAATTCTAATGGTGACGGGCCTGCTGGCCTATATCATGAACTACATCATCGGCAAGAACAAGAACAGCCGTCTGGCCACAGCCTGGTTCAACTCCCACCGAGAGCTCCTGGAGAGCAACTTTGCCTTGGTGGGTGATGATGGCACCAGTAAGGATGCAGTGAGCACCGGGAAGCTGAACCAGGAGAATGAGCACATCTACAACCTGTGGTGCTCAGGTCGAGTGTGTTGTGAGGGCATGCTCATCCAGCTTAAG TTTGTGAAGAGGCAGGACCTGCTGAATGTACTGGCCAGGATGATGAGGCCAGTCTGTGATCAGGTG CAAATCAAAGTTACTCTGAATGATGAGGACATGGATACGTTTGTGTTTGCTGTGGGCACCAAAAAGGCCATGGCTCGGATGCAGAAGGAGATGCAGGACTTG agTGAGTTCTGCAGTGACAAGCCCAAGTCAGGGGCAAAGTACGGCCTTCCTGAACTCCTGGCCATCCTGACAGAGATGGGTGAGGTCACGGATGGTGTGATGGACAGCAAG ATGGTTCATTATATCACCAACCATGCTGACAAGATCGAGTCCATCCATTTCTCTGACCAATTTTCTGGTACAAAAGTTGTGCAAGA GGATGGTCAGCCCTTAAAGCTGCCTGAGACCAAGAAGACGCTGCTGTTTACATTTAATG TGCCTGGCATGGGGAACACGTCTCCCAAAGACATGGACACTCTGCTACCCCTGATGAACATGGTCATCTACAGCATCGACAAGGTCAAGAAGCTCCGCCTCAACAGAGAG GGAAAACAGAAGGCGGATAAGAACCGTGCCCGTGTGGAGGAGAACTTCCTGAAGCAGACCCACAATCAGCGCCAGGAGGCTGCTCAGACCCGgcgggaggagaagaagagggctGAGAAGGAGAGGATCATGAACGAGGAGGATCCTGAGAGACAGCGTCGCCTGGAG GAGGCTGCTCAACGTCGCGATCAGAAGAAGATTGAGAAGAAGCAGATGAAGATGAAGCAGATCAAAGTCAAAGCCATGTGA